GAGGGGGGATACCCTCATACGCCTTAAATCTAGCAAGTGCGGCTGCCCCACGCTTGGTCTTGAGGAAtcatactacaaaaaaaaaaaaaaaaaaaaaaaaaaaaaaactcattaaaTCAAATACAAATCTCAAAATCAAACTAAGATTAGGGTTTATAACAAATCTCAAAATCAAACTAGGTTTAGAGTTTATAAGAGAAACTACTAACCCACGGATAGTCCTCCAAAGGATCTTAGCAGGAGCTCTGAAATGAATAGGACCGTGAGAAGGTTTGGTGTTCATCCTCTTTCTGAGAAAACGAAGGTACTTCATTTTCTGGCGAACAAGACCACCAGAAAGACAAATCTCTTCACATCGAACAACTACAACCTTCTGTCCATTAAGAAGTTCTTTGGCAATAGTGGACGATAATCTTCCAAGCATGTGGTGACGAGCATCAACAACGACCCGTTTAGCACAGATCCCACTCCCGGAAACCATTTTTACTTCTGCCGCTGTGTATCCTTCAGCTCAGAGAAGAAGTTCTGCTTTTAGGGTGTTCTAGGGCTTACTCAAGAAACGTCTTAAGAATTTATATTGATAGGAAGAAAAAGGTGAAGAAAACCGGGACCGGTTTGTTCGGGTTTTCTCGAGACGGATTAGGGTTTCGTAGAGGTAATGTTATTTGATGACCTACTTCTTTTCGCCCAAGGTTTGGCACACCAATCCATCCCTCTAATGAATTACAAGGGTACCGCAAAATGTGTGTTGTTTGACCTTAGCAAATATAAAGTGTAAAATGAGTATTGTAATCTTTACCAGTAAGATAAAATTCTTCTAATTTGTTTCGTTGAATGGAACTTATACAAGATGATGTGTTTTGGGcgccttaaaaaaaaaaaactagggcAAATTCAAA
The nucleotide sequence above comes from Papaver somniferum cultivar HN1 chromosome 8, ASM357369v1, whole genome shotgun sequence. Encoded proteins:
- the LOC113303291 gene encoding 60S ribosomal protein L13a-3-like, whose translation is MVSGSGICAKRVVVDARHHMLGRLSSTIAKELLNGQKVVVVRCEEICLSGGLVRQKMKYLRFLRKRMNTKPSHGPIHFRAPAKILWRTIRGLVTKRGAAALARFKAYEGIPPPYDKIKRMVIPDALKVLRLQPGHKYCLLGRLSSEVGWSHADTIKELEEKRKARSQLVYERKKQLNKLRLKAEKTVEGQLGAQLEILAPVKY